Below is a window of Sceloporus undulatus isolate JIND9_A2432 ecotype Alabama chromosome 9, SceUnd_v1.1, whole genome shotgun sequence DNA.
caagaaaagagattccacttcaatattactgatgataagagctgtttgacagtgaaatacattgccttggagtgtggtggagtctccttctttggacgttttaaaacagaggctggatggccatctgttgatgctttgacggagagttcctgcatggcaaggggttggactggatggcccttggggctcttccaactctgtgattctaagtccGTGATGTAGATGCATGCATTGCTCCGTTGCAGCTGTTGCTACTGCGTGGTTATGCCTTCAACCACTCCGCCGACTTTGAAACGGTGCGGATGATGAAGGAGAAGCTCTGCTACGTCGGTTACAACATCGATCAGGAACAGAAGCTCGCCCAAGAGACCACGGTGCTTGTGGAGTCCTACACGGTAATCTGACTTCTGTTCACCGAGTAGAGGAAGAACTGTACCTTGAAATGGGCTCCTTGGGGTGGCATGAGGCTTTTGTGGGCAGAATACAGACACTGACAATGGAGTCCTGTGGACGTATTATCGCCTGTACAATGGTaaccagaattcaaagatatagccatgttagtctgtagaaacagtatgtagagagattttgtggcacctttgtaTATGGGCCTTTATTCTAGTATATCGCTTGATGCTCATATTGTTGCTGTCTTGCCTCTTCAGCTGCCAGACGGGCGAGTGATCAAAGTCGGTGGGGAGCGTTTTGAGGCCCCCGAAGCCTTGTTCCAGCCCCATCTTATAAATGTAGAAGGTGTGGGTGTCGCGGAGCTCCTTTTCAACACCATCCAGGCAGCCGACATCGACACTCGGTGAGAGAGGCCCTGGGGAGGTTTTGCATGGAATCTCTGGGGCAGATTATAAAGCCAAAGGGATCTATTTTGTTGCCTTTAGACTAAATCCCCAAGGTTTGTGCAGCTGTCTGGCTGTCCCTTGTGCAACCAAAAACTCACAGTCTGCACCCAAGTGGACTGGCTTTGGGGAATCCCAAAGTTTGCAGATGCATGCACTTGCTTGTGGGGAGATCCCAAAAGCGGTAAGGCTAAGCACATAGACTGTGACTATAAAGGTTGGAGCCAAAGAAGGGGACCCCAAAAACCAATGTCCAGAATCTTGTTAtggatgtacagtgggcctttggtctggttccaggacccccccacgGATaccatgctcaagtcccattaaatacaacggcatatgACTGCAAAGGTCCTTTGGCTGTCCCTCGGCTCCTCGGATGCACCAGTCTCATCCTTCTTCCCCtatcccttctctttcttctttcagggCTGAGTTTTACAAACACATTGTCCTTTCGGGAGGTTCGACCATGTACCCGGGGCTGCCGTCCCGCCTCGAACGGGAAATCAAGCAGCTGTACTTGGAACGGGTGCTGAAGGGAGACGTGGAAAAGCTGTCGGTGAGTTTCAGGGGTGGCGCATCGGAGGCGGAAAATGTAGCGCACTGGCTCAAGGTGGCAGAATGAGAAGCGGAGACAGCGAACTGCTGCAAATGGACAAGTGTTGCCCAAGCCAGCCTTGCTTTGCCTTCATGGAACCTGCAAGCCAAGCATTACATGGAGCTGGTGGCCTCCGCACTGCCACCttattcctcttttcttccaCTGGCAGCATATTTGCAGCACTAGCAGAGCCAGAATCCCAGCCACATTCACTGCTGGTTGTTTAAAATATACGCACACAGCCTTGTGCAAGTGTTGCACGGTCTTGGAAAGCCACTGGCCAACTGTGAAGCTTGCACCATCTTTGTCAAGTGTATGAAAACTCTGTGGCTGAATGtgtctatgtctgtgtgtatgttactgtatgtgtgtgtatgtctgtgtctctctctctctctatgtgtgtatatatatatatacacacacacacacacacacaaacatatttgtgtgtctatatatgtgtgtgtgtgttatatatatgtctatatatatgtacagtggtaccccgggatacgaattgaccgcgttacgaaatttctgggttacgaaaaaattagattggaaaaaactgttccgggttacgatgtttttttcgggttacgaatttttttcggcgcgaaattcaaacgcgcggctttccagcgctaacggaaagcccttttcgggttgcgaaattactcgggttacgaacggagcggcggaacgaattaaattcgtaacccgagggagcactgtatgtgtATCTCTCTGTATGCATGTGTCTATGTGttatgtgtctgtatgtatgtgtatgtctatATATGTCTATATTTGTGtctatatatgtacatgtgttgcatgtgtgtgtgtgtatatatatatatatatatgtctatgtATGGGTCTATATAgtgtgtctatatatgtgtgtgtgtatctatgcgTGCATGCGTTTGTCTATAAGTGTGTCTAtttgtgtgtctatatatgtacAAGTgttacatatgtgtatatatatatgcatgtgtgtatgtctatgcatttatgtatgtgtctatatgtgtgtatgtttgtctgTATATGTATGTTACGTGTGTCTATGTgtctatgcatatatatatatatatatatacacacacacacacacacatacacatgagtgtctatgtctgtctgtctaatccaggggtaggcaacctgcggcctgtgggccagatgcggcccagcaaggccttgggaccggccccagcctggtcctgccgccgattgccactggggcctttggggggcaattgtctatagaagcctcagaaacatgcatttatattaacattgttttaaaaatcagcaaattttttcgtgtgtcctccattttttaaaaaaagtgtcttccacttgaaaattttgtcctacatttgtcctggtttatttatatatttaattttttaaaaaaaaattatttattttttggcttcggccccccagttgtctgagggacagcaacccggcccccggctcaaaaagattgcctacccctggtctaatctatcatctatctatccatggATGTGTGTTTCTGTTAGAGACAGGGACAGATTTACTTTCACAGAAACTCTCAGGCACTACATTCAAGTGATGGGtccaaaggaaaagggaaacCGTGGCTGAGATTCTGGATCAGGGAAATGGAACCTCAAGTTCTGCCAGACAGAAGGTGCCGCATGTCCTCCATCGCCCCAGGGATTTGAGATACTCCTTCCCCAAATTGAGTTGTGTCTTCCTTTTAATCTTCCTTTAGAGAAACCctatcctcttctttctttctcccctcctaGAAATTCAAGATCCGCATTGAGGACCCTCCGCGCAGGAAGCACATGGTGTTCCTCGGCGGCGCAGTGCTTGCCGACATCATGAAAGACAAGGACAGCTTTTGGCTCCAACGGTCGGAGTATCTGGAGAAGGGGACCCGGATTTTGGAGAAGCTGGGAGTCACCGTCCGATAGGAGCGTTCCCGTCCCATTGCCTCAGTACCTTCCAgcttattttctttcccttctgcttCTTCTGCGGTTGATCTACCGCAATGCAGATTTTTCTATCAATGGTATATGTGCATCCTGGCTTGGGATCGGCAAAAGAGCACATTGAACAGATAAGAGGAGGGGGCCATTACATGCCTCGGGGATTGTCTTgtcccttctttttcctccttataATTTGCTTGTCCTCATAGAGTTTGAAGCAGCAGTCCCTATTATGTAGGAAAGAAGGTCCTCCTTAAAAGAAAGCCAATCCTATCCCGCTCTTAAAGCAactgcagctcctatcatccACTGAGTCCAGCATGAGCTTGCCCACATGTGCCTTTAACGCTTAATGCTCCATGCGTCTCCTGAAAAGCTTAAGCTTCTTTGCTCAGGGACTTCATTCATTCCcagcctccctttcctttcccaaaACGGAAGCCAGTTTTTAGGTCTCAGGGCCATTAGAAAAGACACATATGGTTAATTTCAACTAGAGGTGGATTGAATGGTTGAATAGTCCATCAACACTTACGTAAAttcttatgcaaagggatcttttgtagcatctttgagacttaactgaaagaaagatgggagCACGAACTCCGGTGAAGTAAAGTCtccgaaagcttatgctataccATTTCAGTTTCAAGATCCTGTTGCATACTGCTTCTCCatactaacacagctgtgtctttgaatgaAGGAAATGATCCCAAATTCACAAAAAacaatacctttatggggccaaacTAAATGCACAAAGTACgggttgcaagctttcgaagctccgctggcttcttcagCAGGCTAAGTGCATTTGGGGACAAGTAATACATACAATATTTTCCGACGCAGCCTTACAAGAGGTCTAGTAGAGCTTCCTAGCTGTCCCCTTTTTGTGCTGCAACACACATTATGGTCAACCAGTAGCCATTCTGGccaaggctgatgggaactggaatccCTCTGGAGGTCTCCAATCCTGTATTGGAAACAGGACCAAGGTTCATCTCATTTCACCTTTATGTTCCCAGAGAGCTAAGGGACCAAGAAACACAGTTCTCTCTCTGTTCTTACCATCCTTCTCCAGTTAGCCACAAAAATCTCCTTCGGCAGCTGAATATCAACTACCGGGAGGAGATATACTTGATGGCTTATTTCTGCTATGCATTGGAGTTGGGGATAAGATAAGATTTGTATAGGATGCATAGGATTTGGGGTGCCACCCAGATCCATTGCAGAGTACCTTCCCGCGTTCTTTGTATTCATGGCAGCAAGATGGGGGGGGTAAAAAACCAAACTTGTTACACACTCCTTCCTTtgttgtcctttttttttaatgaaaaagaaaatgatcgattaaaaaacaaaattgcttTACAACCTAACTCTCGCTGAATTTTTCTTTCCCGGGTTCAAGAACGCAAACAAGGGACCGTGCCGTGGGGACGTGGAGGGAAAGGGATACCAACGGGTCGCCGTCCGTCCTCCATTTAGGGACTGAGTTTAGCAGGGAGAAAGAAACCCCACGCCCGGCGCTCCTACCAGTTTCGCGgtgttttaatacatttaagaACAGTCCAAACCTGGCGGCATCCTTCCTCCCCCCAACCCCTGGCGTCTCCAAAATGGCAGCAGCTAAAACCAACGGAGGGTTAGGAATCGTAGTCTTCCTCTTCGTCGTCTTCCTTGACCGGCGCAAGTGGAGCTGGCGGGGGTCCTGCTGGCATGGTCCCCAATTGGGCCGGGACTGGCAGAGGTATTGCAGAGACCGGAGGAGTAGGGAAGTGTAAATATGGCGCTGGGGtgctggagagaaagaaagaaagaaagagaaccaGGGATTGGGGAGCAGGGTAGGGAGTGAGATGGGGAGTATAGTTACTGTCCCCCTATCTGCTCTAATATGGGTTGAGTATCAGTAGCGCTTGGAAGTAAACTCACTGCAAACGTTTAGTAGCTGCTttaaaattaattcctttttgcaGAGAGCTTGGAAGTAAATGCACTGCAAACAACACCTTGAGTAACTgctttaaaaatcctttttgcAGAGAGCTTGGAAGTGAACTCGTTGCAAACAATGTGTTTAGTAACTAGTCTAAAATTGATTCCTTTTTGCAGAGAGCTTGGAAGTAAATTCATTGCAAGTAACACCTTAAGTAACTTTGTTGTTGTCAACCACCCTCGAGTCTgtctcatggcgaccctgtggctgagacattCCCCAAGTAGTTTAGTAACTACTTTAAAATGAATCCCCTTTTGCAGAGATAAAAGAAGACGTCCCTCCTTTTGCAATGCACTAGAATGGGTTCAGGGCCTTTtatggttgttttgtgccttccattcatttcagatttatggtgaccctaaggccacatATTTCGGCACCCCTGCATGGCACATTCAGCCCATGGACCTTGTGATTCCCACCTCTAGTTTGCCAAGCAAAGGAGGAAACTagaaatgtggtggagtctccattttgggaggtttttaaacagaggctgaatgggagtcctttgattgtgtattcctgcatggcagaatggggttggaccgcatgacccttggggtctcttctaactctatgattctatgaaatcaaacACTGAGAAAATATTACGTGGAGAGATGGGTGACGGGTCGCACAGGAGGCGCAGGTTGGGGCATCTCTTCTTCCCCGTTGCTCTCGCTATCTTCCGAGTCGTCCTGCAAAAACCAGAGGAGAGTCAACACAGAGCTACCCTGCACTCTTGCCAAGACTTGGCTATTTGTTGAAAGCCAGCTGGTACGACTCAGGAACTGCCTGGCTAAATCCAGCCTGTGCCAACCACATAATGCCAGGAGCAAGGCAGCCTCGCTCAACCTTCAAGGCGGGCAAGACTTAACACTGGGTTTGCCAAGCTGTGGAGTGGACTGCTTGCAAACATACCTGGGACCAAAATGCTCATGAGGGCTGAATATTAAAGGTGGCCAAGGCAAATGTTGACACCGAACCCTGGCAGCGCTCGACGATGCTTGCTTGCGATGCCAATCCTCCACCCAAATGGGAGGATTTCAGCACCGGGATGGACAGAGCAATGGCATCATTCAACATTTGCTTGAATTCTCCCTGTTCCTCCAGAACTCAGCCACAACTCTCACAACAACCAGGGCTTGGTTTTCACAACAAGGAGCAAATCCAAGTTGCCATTCAAAATCTGGGGACAGCATGGCCCTGAATGCATCCTTAGGACCTATTCGTTCTACAAAAGACTGGCTTCAGGCTTCATCTTCTGGTGAAGATGAAAAGTGCTGGAACTTGGTTGCCAGTATGGACCAATTCAGGGGCTTGCATTTTTGGACTTTCACTTGAACCCAGGGCTATGGGGACCATCACAATCAGCACTGAAATTTGTCTCCCAACCCTCGGAGGGAATAACCCAACCTTGCTGCCAACCCACCTCTTGCTCAGAATCCGTGCCGGACTGCTTTGCATCCCTTCCTTTGCCTGCCGTGCCACCGTTCTTCCGTCCGCTACCTGGCTTCCGGCCCCTGAACCAAAGCACAGGGGGCAAAAAGAGGTAAGTATTACATAGAAGCAAGTTTCCAAGGATCGGGCCCcttgctattgcttttctctTAACACAGACAAATGGTGTGAGAAATCATTTGCTCACATAAACAGAGTCTGGAACGTCAGAGAGGTGCTTAACAAACGTAGTTCATTCCTTGGTCTCTCCCTTACCTCCTGGAAACCTTCTCGCCCTCCATGTGGTTGTCCTCTGCATCGCCTTGCATGTCCGGCACGGAGGCAACCAGGTCCTTCAGAAAGTCAAACTGCTGCTCCAGCTCTATGCATTGCTTCCTGCATGGAAAACCAGATCGTGGGTTTTCTTTAAAGCAGGGCACATGGTCTTGCGCTACCCCAAAAAAGGTGTTACTCCAGACCCCAGCATCCGCTCACTTCTGCTCACAACTGGATCCTTAGACCTGCCACTTGCACTCATGCTCCCCATCTATAATGGCAGTGGGTTTTCTTAAATCTGAGAAGGGGTCTTCCTCAGCTTTCCTTGGAGATGCAAGGGACTGAATCTGGACCCTTCCCAAGTCTAACTTCCTGCCCTATAAGAAAATGCTccaatgcaaaggaaaacaagattCTAGTCCTCATGGTTTTGCTCACCATTGGATTTAATGGACATTGAGCATTGTGGATTTTGAGATACACAGGGgccctggaaacaaaccccaccAAATACCAGGGGccttctgtaataataataataataataataataataataataataataatgcaccattgtacttaatgggacttgagcatccatggattttggtatccatgggggtcctggaaccaaccccagcggattccaagggcccactatagtaGTAATAATACTGTACTAATAATACCcaattgtacttaatgggacttgagcatccatggatttgggtatccatgtggtcctggaaccaaaccccagcggacaccaaggacccactgtaataatatcccattgtattaatgggacatgagcatccatgtgGTCCTGggtccaaaccccagtggataccaacgctcaccttggggttgccataaatcggaagcGACCTGAAGGCGCGCAACACGGAGGCTTAGAAAAAAGCGCAGGGTTGTGGATGCTACTCACAGGTGCGAGGTTGTCATGGTCTTGGCGTTCCTGGACTGCGTCACGTGGCAGGCGTTCTTCAGCAAGGATTCGAGAAAGAGCTCCAGCGCCCGAGCTTTCGGTGGCGAGGAGTTAAGGCGGCACATGAAACACACCCCGTCCCACGCGGCCCACCTCAATGTGTTATGGCATCCCTGTTTGGTTTCCGTAGGTCCTCAGTTTGGGAAAAGACGGTGTCAAAAAGGATACAGATGATGACAGGGACGGCGGCGGCCACTTTGCCAATCTCCTCGTCTGTCTGCATGATCTTCTTGATCCGGGCCTTTTCCAAAGAGAGAACAGACTTTATTGATtgaaaaataaacatattaacatttaatttaatttttaaaataataataataataataatgtatataaaGTACTGAGTTTGTGTGGATCACAGCAGGGCAAGCCAAGAAGGCACAATGTTAACCCTTGGGTCAAAAGGAGAGGGCAAGGGCCAGCCAAAAATGCAAAATGGGGAGGGTTTGGATGGCCTTGAAGGGAccctatatatacacacacacactatgtatgtatacacacacacacatataaacaatatatataattttgcatTGCATTTTATGTTTTGCATTGCATTCTACCCCTAGAAAaggcaatatatatatttatatatatacacacacacactatatttacatatattattttgcattttattttttgctttgcaTTCTACCCCTAGAAAAGGCCAatacagatatacacacacacaaacacacgctatacagtatatagatatttatatatacacacacacacattttatatctatctatatctatagatatattaCACACACTATACATACACAACAACATAAACAGATATCGATATACACGCcccattatatatttattatacacacacacacattttatattatctatatctataggTTATATACAATactacacactatatatatatatacaacacacccacacccactaaacacacacacaccacacaaacacacacacatataggccTTTTCTGGGGTGTTGTAGATAGAATGCAATGCAAGCACCAAGCAACGCAATGCAAGtcgatcctcctcctcctgctgccgtGCTTCGGGTCTCCCTCACCGGAGGGACGGGCGTTTTACTTCTTCTTCTTGCGGCATCCtgccttggctgctgctgctgctgcccctcttcttctcttctctgggcctccgaaagaaggaggaggaggaggagaagtagagCGGATGGAAGCCCAGCAGGGACGCCTCCCGCCCAGGACAACCCTCCGCGGCCCTAGCGCCGCCGGCTCTTTTGACAGAAGCCCCATCTGGAGAGAGAGCAGAAGGCGTCGGGACTGGAAGACGGGAGACCCAACCGACCCCAAAGGGCCCTCCAGCCCCGGCAGCAGGGCATTCAGAGGCCCGAGAAGCAGGATGTTCTGCGGACGAGACTTGGAGCACCTCTCGACTATGCTCTTAAAACTGGGCTTCTAGGAATGCAGCCGAGCCATGGCATTGGCCTTTGGAACTGCTGCAAAAGTGGGAtaatacatagatagatagatagctagtggagtgtgttgtgtgtgtgttagtatattatatataatatataggaCATGTGTCTATTGTGCCGtgaagacatatatatatatattatataatgagtgtgagtgagtgagtgtgtgtgcatatatatatatatatatatatagaattataATGTGTCTATAACGTGCCCTGATTtgtaatactatatatatatatatataatagacagagagagagggaggggggagggagggggttatgtgtgtgtgttatatatatatatat
It encodes the following:
- the LOC121915830 gene encoding actin-related protein 2-like, yielding MDSQGRCVVVCDNGTGFVKCGYAGSNFPEHIFPALVGRPIIRSTTKVGNIEIKDLMVGDEASELRSMLEVNYPMENGIVRNWDDMKYLWDYTFGPEKLNIEPRNCKILLTEPPMNPTKNREKIIEVMFETYQFDGVYIAIQAVLTLYAQGLLTGVVVDSGDGVTHICPVYEGFSLPHLTRRLDIAGRDITRYLIKLLLLRGYAFNHSADFETVRMMKEKLCYVGYNIDQEQKLAQETTVLVESYTLPDGRVIKVGGERFEAPEALFQPHLINVEGVGVAELLFNTIQAADIDTRAEFYKHIVLSGGSTMYPGLPSRLEREIKQLYLERVLKGDVEKLSKFKIRIEDPPRRKHMVFLGGAVLADIMKDKDSFWLQRSEYLEKGTRILEKLGVTVR
- the DRAP1 gene encoding dr1-associated corepressor → MFIFQSIKSVLSLEKARIKKIMQTDEEIGKVAAAVPVIISRALELFLESLLKNACHVTQSRNAKTMTTSHLKQCIELEQQFDFLKDLVASVPDMQGDAEDNHMEGEKVSRRGRKPGSGRKNGGTAGKGRDAKQSGTDSEQEDDSEDSESNGEEEMPQPAPPVRPVTHLSTTPAPYLHFPTPPVSAIPLPVPAQLGTMPAGPPPAPLAPVKEDDEEEDYDS